In Pseudomonas sp. DNDY-54, a genomic segment contains:
- a CDS encoding NAD(P)-dependent alcohol dehydrogenase: protein MAMMKAAVFVEPGRIEPQDKPIPEVGPNDALLRITTTTICGTDVHILKGEYPVAQGLTIGHEPVGIIEKLGSNVQGYEEGQRVIAGAICPSFTSYACQDGVSSQDGGTCGCHGYKPMGGWRFGNTIDGTQAEYVLVPDAQANLAPVPDGLTDEQVLMCPDIMSTGFGGAEKADIKIGDIVAIFAQGPIGLCATAGAKLRGASCIIVVDGVEERLTIARQMGADVTLNFREVDVVEEILKITGGRGVDAAIEALGTQLTFEQSLRVLKPGGTLSSLGVYSDDLKIPLGAFHAGLGDHKIVTSLCPGGKERMRRLLNVVASGRVDFGALVTHQYKLDAITDAYELFANQRDGVLKVAIKP, encoded by the coding sequence ATGGCCATGATGAAAGCCGCCGTATTCGTCGAGCCCGGCAGGATCGAGCCGCAGGACAAGCCCATCCCTGAGGTCGGCCCCAACGATGCCCTGCTGCGCATCACCACGACCACCATCTGCGGCACGGACGTGCACATCCTCAAGGGTGAATATCCCGTCGCTCAGGGCCTGACCATCGGTCACGAGCCCGTCGGCATCATCGAGAAGCTGGGCAGCAACGTTCAAGGCTACGAGGAAGGCCAGCGCGTGATCGCCGGCGCCATCTGCCCCAGTTTCACTTCCTACGCCTGCCAGGACGGCGTTTCATCCCAGGATGGCGGCACCTGTGGTTGCCATGGCTACAAGCCGATGGGGGGCTGGCGCTTCGGCAATACCATCGATGGAACCCAGGCCGAGTATGTACTGGTGCCTGACGCCCAGGCGAACCTCGCCCCGGTACCCGACGGTCTGACCGACGAACAGGTGCTGATGTGCCCGGACATCATGTCCACCGGCTTTGGTGGCGCGGAAAAAGCCGATATCAAGATTGGCGATATCGTGGCGATCTTCGCCCAGGGACCCATCGGACTTTGCGCCACCGCCGGGGCCAAGCTTCGCGGCGCCAGCTGCATCATCGTGGTCGACGGGGTCGAGGAACGCCTGACGATCGCCCGGCAGATGGGGGCGGACGTGACACTCAACTTCCGCGAAGTGGACGTGGTCGAGGAGATCCTCAAAATCACCGGCGGCCGCGGCGTGGACGCCGCCATCGAGGCGCTGGGCACCCAGCTGACCTTCGAACAGTCCCTGCGCGTACTCAAGCCGGGCGGAACGCTGTCCAGCTTGGGGGTCTATTCCGACGATCTGAAGATTCCGCTCGGTGCATTCCATGCGGGCCTCGGCGACCACAAGATCGTTACCTCGCTGTGTCCCGGCGGCAAGGAGCGCATGCGGCGCTTGCTGAACGTCGTTGCTTCCGGTCGTGTCGACTTCGGCGCCCTGGTCACCCACCAGTACAAGCTGGACGCCATCACCGACGCCTACGAGCTGTTTGCCAACCAGCGCGACGGCGTGTTGAAAGTTGCGATCAAGCCCTGA
- a CDS encoding membrane integrity-associated transporter subunit PqiC: protein MQRLTIVLLLACAGLTGCVTQPVPMYQLDNGTVEMPAAGADGASILLGPVRLADYLQRDALLQRLPDGGLAPEGQRARWAGDLQGNVNQLLLRQLAWRLKSQSLELSPGREGFNPDVQVELEITRLDSGPQHPAVLEAQWRVLDKLGKHQSSRLVRLQEQHQGSTGDQVRAQSELLQRLSEMIATAIEPMAVASRAPAKRNSTKTPSRPEPALPTIPAVEPIRTDLEVFRF from the coding sequence GTGCAGCGCCTCACTATTGTTTTACTACTAGCCTGTGCCGGCCTCACCGGCTGCGTTACGCAGCCAGTGCCGATGTACCAACTCGACAACGGTACAGTGGAGATGCCCGCGGCCGGGGCTGACGGTGCGTCGATTTTGCTGGGGCCTGTGAGGTTGGCCGACTACCTGCAGCGCGATGCGTTGCTGCAGCGCCTGCCAGACGGAGGTTTAGCGCCTGAAGGGCAGCGAGCACGCTGGGCTGGAGACCTACAGGGCAACGTAAATCAGCTATTGCTGCGCCAGCTGGCGTGGCGGCTAAAGTCTCAGAGTCTTGAGCTCAGCCCAGGTCGAGAAGGTTTTAATCCCGATGTGCAGGTCGAGCTTGAAATCACCCGCCTGGATTCTGGCCCGCAGCATCCCGCGGTACTGGAAGCTCAATGGCGCGTGCTGGATAAGCTAGGCAAGCATCAGAGCAGCCGTCTGGTTCGATTGCAAGAGCAGCATCAGGGCAGCACGGGCGATCAGGTCCGTGCACAAAGCGAGTTATTACAGCGCTTGAGCGAGATGATAGCGACCGCTATCGAACCCATGGCAGTTGCGTCCCGGGCGCCCGCCAAACGCAACAGCACGAAGACGCCGAGCCGACCAGAGCCAGCGCTTCCGACCATTCCCGCCGTTGAACCCATCAGAACCGATCTGGAAGTGTTCCGCTTCTGA
- the parC gene encoding DNA topoisomerase IV subunit A, whose amino-acid sequence MSESLDLSLDGVERRSLADFTEQAYLNYSMYVIMDRALPHIGDGLKPVQRRIIYAMSELGLNADSKHKKSARTVGDVLGKFHPHGDSACYEAMVLMAQPFSYRYTLVDGQGNWGAPDDPKSFAAMRYTEARLSRYSEVLLTELGQGTVDWVPNFDGTLNEPATLPARLPNLLLNGTTGIAVGMATDVPPHNLREVAAACVRLLDDPKTTVEQLCEHVQGPDYPTEAEIITPRADLLKIYETGRGSVRMRAVYRVEDGDIVVTSLPHQVSGSKVLEQIATQMQAKKLPMVADLRDESDHENPCRIVIIPRSNRVDADELMQHLFATTELESSYRVNTNVIGLDGRPQVKNLRVLLSEWLAYRIGTVRRRLQFRLDKVERRLHLLEGLLVAFLNLDEVIHIIRTEDQPKPVLMARFELSELQADYILDTRLRQLARLEEMKIRGEQDELAKEREKLLALLGSEAKLKKLVRKELIADAETYGDDRRSPIVARAEARALSENELLPSEPVTVVISEKGWARCAKGHDIDATGLSYKAGDGFRAAAPGRSNQYAVFIDSSGRSYSLAAHSLPSARGQGEPLTGRLTPPPGASFECVLLPDDEALYVIASDAGYGFVVKGEDLQAKNKAGKALLSLPAGARVVAPRPLKNRDQDLLAAVTTEGRLLVFPIRDLPQLGKGKGNKIIGIPGDRVASREEYLTDLAVLPQGATLILQAGKRTLSLRADDLEHYKGERGRRGNKLPRGFQRVDALLVEAVS is encoded by the coding sequence ATGAGCGAATCTCTAGATCTGAGCCTGGACGGCGTGGAGCGTCGCTCCCTCGCTGACTTCACCGAGCAGGCGTACCTCAATTATTCAATGTACGTGATCATGGATCGCGCACTGCCGCATATCGGCGACGGCCTCAAACCCGTGCAGCGACGCATCATCTACGCCATGAGCGAGCTGGGGCTGAACGCAGATTCGAAGCACAAAAAGTCGGCCCGTACGGTCGGTGACGTGCTGGGTAAGTTCCATCCCCATGGGGATTCGGCCTGCTATGAGGCCATGGTGCTCATGGCTCAGCCGTTCAGTTATCGGTACACGCTGGTCGATGGCCAGGGCAACTGGGGCGCGCCGGACGATCCGAAATCCTTTGCCGCCATGCGTTACACCGAGGCGCGTCTGTCGCGTTATTCGGAAGTGCTGCTCACCGAGCTGGGGCAGGGCACCGTGGATTGGGTTCCTAATTTCGATGGCACCCTGAACGAGCCAGCGACCCTGCCAGCGCGTCTGCCTAACCTGTTGCTCAATGGCACAACCGGTATCGCCGTGGGCATGGCGACTGATGTGCCGCCGCATAATCTGCGGGAAGTGGCGGCCGCCTGCGTGCGCTTGCTGGATGATCCAAAGACCACTGTCGAGCAGCTCTGTGAACATGTTCAGGGGCCTGATTACCCGACCGAGGCGGAGATCATCACCCCGCGCGCTGACCTGCTGAAAATCTACGAAACCGGTCGCGGCTCGGTGCGCATGCGCGCCGTATATCGCGTCGAGGATGGCGATATCGTTGTCACCTCGTTGCCCCATCAGGTGTCGGGCTCCAAGGTGTTGGAGCAGATCGCCACACAGATGCAGGCGAAAAAACTGCCGATGGTCGCCGATCTGCGGGACGAATCGGACCACGAGAATCCGTGTCGGATTGTCATCATTCCCCGCTCCAATCGGGTCGACGCCGACGAGCTGATGCAGCACCTGTTCGCCACCACCGAGTTGGAGTCTAGCTACCGGGTCAACACCAACGTCATTGGTCTCGATGGCCGGCCGCAGGTCAAAAACCTCAGGGTATTGCTCAGCGAATGGCTTGCCTATCGCATCGGCACCGTGCGCCGCCGCCTGCAATTCCGTCTGGACAAGGTCGAAAGGCGCCTCCATTTGTTGGAAGGCTTGTTGGTCGCGTTTCTCAACCTCGACGAGGTGATTCACATCATCCGGACCGAGGATCAGCCCAAGCCGGTCTTGATGGCGCGGTTTGAGTTGTCCGAGCTGCAGGCCGACTACATCCTAGATACCCGCTTGCGTCAGCTGGCGCGGTTGGAAGAGATGAAGATCCGCGGCGAGCAGGACGAGCTGGCCAAGGAGCGTGAGAAGTTGCTGGCGTTGTTGGGTAGCGAAGCAAAGCTGAAGAAGCTGGTGCGCAAGGAGCTGATAGCCGACGCCGAAACTTACGGCGATGACCGTCGATCGCCTATCGTCGCGCGCGCCGAGGCGCGGGCGCTATCGGAAAACGAGCTGCTGCCGTCCGAGCCGGTGACCGTGGTGATTTCCGAGAAGGGCTGGGCGCGTTGCGCCAAGGGTCACGATATCGACGCGACTGGCCTGTCCTACAAGGCCGGTGACGGTTTCCGGGCGGCTGCCCCCGGTCGATCCAATCAGTACGCCGTGTTCATCGACTCCAGCGGCCGCAGCTATTCCTTGGCTGCGCACTCGCTCCCTTCGGCGCGAGGCCAGGGCGAGCCGTTGACCGGGCGGCTGACTCCACCGCCGGGGGCCAGTTTCGAATGCGTATTGCTGCCAGACGATGAGGCGTTGTATGTGATCGCCTCCGATGCGGGTTATGGCTTTGTGGTCAAGGGTGAGGACCTGCAAGCCAAGAACAAGGCGGGTAAGGCACTGCTGTCGTTGCCCGCTGGCGCGCGCGTAGTCGCGCCGCGACCGTTGAAGAATCGTGATCAGGACTTGCTGGCGGCCGTCACGACTGAAGGCCGCCTGCTGGTGTTCCCGATCCGTGATCTGCCGCAGCTGGGTAAAGGCAAGGGCAACAAGATCATCGGCATCCCCGGTGATCGCGTCGCCAGCCGTGAAGAGTACCTGACGGATCTTGCCGTGTTGCCGCAGGGCGCGACGCTGATTTTGCAGGCAGGTAAGCGGACCCTTTCACTCAGGGCTGATGACCTGGAGCATTACAAGGGAGAGCGTGGTCGACGCGGAAACAAGCTGCCGCGCGGCTTTCAGCGGGTGGACGCGCTGTTGGTGGAGGCTGTGAGCTGA
- a CDS encoding molecular chaperone → METQSQPLLLRVPTPDCEELSFCEPSVRGVRRWLSGLPKANLGETARQLYQAMLELNQLRTTVQNRLQLLELLRPEIHFVCRELERYFINQPIVLGERPRKVASLCQALHNHLAIGYKLIAVELSAQTGRERLQLLTISLQRAIRSLCAMLVRSTQLYSPTPDGLWLELHQLYAIASDQGLHRTVVRDDLAYRVKGLSAEQSYIVALMIGSARCNQMRQQNVAQLAQVLEPWSAWVRLQSAQNPSSLFGVSPRVDGPPRYRSMFTFEERANLLGVDPHGLVKAIQLFLQSPTSGAEQNELAVPEGLSLDLLQHISAAWGDISERSFQRTPTKGSMTICIGMSALHYFLADRRPFVGLLKRPDATRSAVFKLNNGAPDVWSVAFDAQAINEDGVLPSDCIEFVRPVIESTTDEDETETSSVADLFPTFEVQRVDHSPGGFCLSWQGEVPAHLQAGELLGLQDATSQAWSVAVVRWIRQVRGSGPQMGVELIAPSAQPCGLRLLRKTEQSSEYLRALLLPEISVISRPATLIVPRLPFQEGQKVQINQNGDEHRAQLCRRQTGTSSYNQFEYQLVGVAAPPQETPITARGTQAATRGEDFDSLWNTL, encoded by the coding sequence TTGGAAACCCAGAGCCAACCCCTGTTGTTGCGCGTACCAACGCCGGATTGCGAGGAGCTATCCTTCTGCGAGCCAAGCGTGCGTGGCGTCCGGCGTTGGCTTTCAGGCCTGCCCAAGGCCAATCTCGGTGAAACCGCACGCCAGCTATACCAGGCCATGCTGGAGCTTAATCAGCTGCGTACGACGGTCCAGAACCGACTGCAACTGCTCGAATTGTTGAGGCCCGAGATCCATTTCGTTTGCCGGGAACTCGAGCGCTATTTCATCAATCAGCCCATCGTCCTCGGCGAGCGCCCGCGCAAAGTGGCCAGCCTGTGCCAGGCCCTGCACAATCACCTCGCCATTGGATACAAACTGATTGCCGTCGAGCTGTCTGCACAGACGGGGCGTGAACGGCTGCAGCTGCTCACCATCTCCCTGCAGCGAGCGATCCGTAGCCTCTGCGCAATGCTCGTTCGCTCGACACAGCTGTACAGTCCAACACCGGACGGCTTGTGGCTTGAGCTTCATCAGCTATACGCCATTGCCAGCGATCAGGGCCTTCACCGCACCGTAGTGCGTGACGATCTGGCCTACCGGGTCAAAGGGTTAAGCGCTGAACAGAGCTATATCGTCGCGCTGATGATCGGCAGCGCCCGCTGCAACCAGATGCGCCAACAGAATGTCGCACAGCTGGCTCAGGTTCTTGAGCCCTGGAGCGCATGGGTTCGCCTGCAATCGGCACAGAACCCGTCGAGCCTTTTCGGTGTATCGCCTCGGGTCGATGGCCCGCCGCGTTACCGGTCGATGTTTACTTTCGAAGAGCGGGCCAACCTGCTCGGCGTCGACCCCCATGGCCTGGTCAAAGCCATCCAGCTTTTCCTCCAATCGCCAACGAGTGGCGCCGAACAGAACGAGCTTGCCGTTCCGGAGGGGCTTAGCCTGGATCTTCTCCAGCACATCAGCGCCGCCTGGGGTGACATCTCCGAGCGGAGTTTCCAGCGCACCCCCACGAAAGGCTCGATGACGATATGCATCGGCATGAGCGCGCTGCATTATTTTTTGGCGGATCGACGCCCCTTCGTCGGGCTGTTGAAACGACCCGACGCCACGCGATCTGCGGTTTTCAAACTGAACAATGGCGCACCGGACGTCTGGTCCGTTGCCTTTGACGCCCAGGCGATCAACGAGGATGGGGTACTGCCAAGCGATTGCATCGAGTTTGTCCGCCCCGTTATCGAGAGCACAACGGATGAGGATGAAACCGAAACCTCCTCAGTTGCTGATCTTTTCCCTACGTTCGAAGTCCAGCGCGTCGACCACAGCCCCGGCGGCTTTTGCCTGTCGTGGCAGGGCGAGGTCCCGGCTCATCTCCAGGCAGGCGAGCTGCTAGGCCTTCAGGACGCTACCAGTCAGGCCTGGAGTGTCGCAGTGGTGCGCTGGATCCGCCAGGTTCGCGGCAGTGGGCCACAGATGGGTGTAGAACTCATCGCTCCTTCCGCACAGCCCTGCGGGCTTCGCCTGCTCCGGAAAACTGAGCAGAGTAGTGAATACCTGCGCGCCCTGCTGTTGCCTGAAATCAGTGTGATCTCTCGTCCGGCGACGCTGATCGTTCCGCGCTTGCCGTTTCAGGAAGGTCAAAAAGTGCAGATCAATCAGAACGGCGACGAACACCGAGCGCAACTCTGTCGCCGCCAAACGGGTACCAGTAGCTACAATCAGTTCGAATACCAGTTGGTAGGGGTTGCGGCCCCACCGCAGGAGACCCCCATCACAGCCAGGGGAACCCAGGCGGCCACACGGGGCGAAGATTTTGACTCGCTCTGGAACACGCTGTAG
- the serB gene encoding phosphoserine phosphatase SerB, with amino-acid sequence MREIVLINITGEDRPGLTAAITGVLAQGGVNILDIGQAVIHDTLSFGILVEIPDTERASSVLKDVLFTGYKHDQQVRFTPVAESDYQQWVAGQGKPRHIVTLLTRKVTAEQLQRVSSITAKYGLNIDHIDRLSGRQPLDVPEELGKGCVEFSVRGEPADTAALRAEFLSVAQELNVDIAFQRDSVFRRNRRLAVFDMDSTLIEAEVIDELAKVAGVGAQVSEITERAMRGELDFRASFKERLALLEGLEERALAEVGASLRLTEGAELLFAELKRLGYKTAILSGGFTYFARQLQARLGIDYIYANELEIVDGKLTGVAQEPIVDAQRKADLLRELAQKEGLRLEQTIAVGDGANDLPMLGLAGLGVAFRAKPLVKQSAKQAISTLGIDGILYLLGFRDREGTE; translated from the coding sequence TTGCGCGAAATCGTCCTGATCAACATTACCGGGGAAGATCGTCCCGGGCTGACCGCGGCCATCACCGGCGTGCTGGCCCAGGGTGGAGTGAACATCCTCGATATCGGGCAAGCCGTGATTCATGACACCTTGTCGTTCGGCATCCTCGTGGAAATTCCCGATACCGAACGGGCGTCTTCGGTGCTGAAAGATGTGCTGTTTACCGGCTACAAGCACGACCAGCAGGTGCGGTTCACGCCCGTTGCGGAATCCGATTACCAGCAGTGGGTGGCGGGGCAGGGCAAGCCGCGCCATATCGTCACGTTGCTGACCCGCAAGGTTACCGCCGAGCAGCTGCAACGGGTCAGCTCGATCACCGCCAAATACGGTCTCAACATCGATCACATTGATCGCCTCTCGGGTCGCCAGCCGTTGGATGTGCCCGAAGAGCTGGGTAAGGGTTGCGTCGAGTTCTCGGTCCGTGGCGAACCGGCTGATACCGCTGCTCTGCGTGCCGAATTCCTCAGTGTGGCGCAGGAGCTCAACGTCGACATTGCCTTCCAGCGCGACTCGGTGTTCCGTCGCAATCGCAGGCTGGCGGTGTTCGACATGGACTCCACGCTAATCGAGGCGGAGGTCATCGACGAGCTGGCCAAGGTGGCAGGCGTTGGCGCGCAAGTGTCGGAAATCACTGAGCGGGCGATGCGCGGCGAGCTGGACTTCCGCGCCAGCTTCAAAGAGCGTCTGGCACTGCTCGAAGGTTTGGAGGAGCGCGCCTTGGCTGAAGTTGGCGCCAGCCTGCGCCTCACGGAGGGCGCTGAGTTGCTGTTTGCCGAGCTGAAGCGGCTGGGCTACAAGACCGCGATCCTTTCGGGCGGCTTCACGTACTTTGCGCGCCAGCTGCAGGCCAGACTAGGAATCGACTACATCTATGCCAATGAGCTGGAAATCGTCGACGGCAAGCTCACCGGAGTCGCTCAGGAACCCATTGTCGATGCGCAGCGCAAGGCCGATCTGCTGCGTGAGCTGGCGCAGAAGGAAGGCTTGCGCCTGGAGCAGACCATTGCCGTAGGTGATGGCGCCAATGACCTGCCAATGCTCGGCCTGGCCGGCCTGGGCGTGGCATTTCGGGCCAAACCCCTGGTCAAGCAGTCGGCTAAGCAAGCCATCTCCACTCTGGGGATCGATGGCATTCTCTATCTGCTGGGGTTCAGGGATCGGGAAGGGACGGAGTAG
- a CDS encoding EAL domain-containing protein yields MAPHKKTIRLLLLEDSQNEAERLVSLFRNAGQATRVHRLTSSEDLADALQQTWDLLINAPASVNLDPSEAIGAVRKQAKDIPVIQLIEGNDVDAITEALSLGAQGALPQGEDEWLILVANREIANLEERRARRSAELALREAEKRCQLLLESSVDAIAYVHDGMHIYANRAYLELFGYEDVDELEGMPMIDLIASCDQVEFKSFLKNYQSIQGSAELVCGGIRADGGNFKARMHFSPASYDGEPCIQVVIRAETGNAELEKLREISSQDVVTGLYNRNYFLDSLDSAVERAVNAGQGASLAYIRIDRFASLQADIGLGDSDRLLAELAQLLRSQFPDSAELARFGDDAFAVLMPNAAPQQLQQPLTELLRKVEGHLFEVSGRTVQTSLSIGVAALDEKTAKARDVIDRAHRCAEELTDGNGLGIYNPADELAAAASRGNVLAMLQQALEKNSFRLLFQPIISLRGDSHEHYEVLLRLLDPQGVEVPPGDFLDAAKEAGLATKIDRWVLLNSIKLLAEHRSKGHSTRLFVHLSSASLQDPSLLNWLGVALKASRLPPDSLVFQIDEQDAVAYLKQAKALTQGMGGLGCRIALSQFGCVLNPFNTLKHLNADFVKIDGSYTQDLSRQENQEALKQLLADLHEQAKQTIVPFVDSATALATLWQAGVGYIQGQYLQGPSQSMDYNFSSDDD; encoded by the coding sequence ATGGCCCCGCACAAGAAAACCATCCGCCTGTTGCTCCTCGAAGATTCGCAGAATGAAGCTGAGCGACTGGTCAGCCTGTTCCGCAACGCGGGCCAGGCGACGCGCGTCCATCGACTTACCTCCAGCGAGGACCTTGCTGATGCGCTTCAGCAAACCTGGGACTTGCTGATCAATGCACCGGCGAGCGTCAACCTTGATCCTAGCGAAGCCATTGGTGCCGTCCGCAAGCAGGCGAAGGACATTCCGGTCATTCAGTTGATCGAGGGCAACGATGTCGATGCCATTACTGAGGCCCTGTCCCTCGGCGCCCAAGGCGCGCTGCCTCAGGGCGAAGACGAATGGCTGATCCTGGTTGCTAACCGGGAGATCGCGAATCTCGAAGAACGTCGTGCGCGCCGCTCCGCCGAGCTGGCGCTGCGTGAGGCCGAAAAACGGTGTCAGCTCCTGCTGGAGAGCTCCGTAGATGCCATCGCCTATGTTCATGATGGCATGCATATCTATGCCAACCGCGCCTATCTGGAGCTGTTTGGCTATGAAGACGTAGACGAACTGGAAGGCATGCCCATGATCGATCTCATCGCGTCCTGCGATCAGGTCGAGTTCAAGAGCTTTCTAAAGAACTATCAAAGCATTCAGGGCAGCGCTGAGCTGGTGTGCGGCGGTATCCGCGCCGATGGCGGCAACTTCAAGGCCCGCATGCACTTTTCACCAGCGAGCTACGACGGTGAACCCTGCATCCAAGTCGTCATTCGTGCTGAGACCGGCAATGCCGAGCTGGAAAAGCTACGTGAAATCAGCAGCCAGGACGTCGTGACGGGTCTGTACAACCGAAACTATTTCCTCGACTCGCTGGACAGCGCTGTGGAGCGCGCCGTCAATGCCGGTCAGGGCGCGAGCCTTGCCTACATCCGGATCGATCGTTTCGCCAGCCTTCAAGCCGATATCGGCTTGGGCGACTCCGACCGTCTGCTGGCCGAGTTGGCCCAGCTGCTTCGCAGTCAGTTCCCCGATAGCGCCGAGCTGGCCCGCTTCGGGGACGACGCCTTCGCGGTGCTCATGCCCAATGCCGCGCCGCAACAACTTCAGCAGCCATTGACTGAATTGCTGCGCAAGGTCGAGGGCCATCTGTTCGAGGTCAGCGGCCGCACCGTTCAAACCAGCCTGAGCATCGGCGTTGCCGCGCTTGACGAAAAAACCGCGAAAGCCCGGGACGTGATCGATCGCGCTCACCGTTGTGCCGAAGAGCTTACCGACGGCAACGGGCTTGGGATTTACAACCCCGCCGACGAGCTGGCGGCTGCCGCCAGCCGCGGCAATGTGCTTGCCATGTTGCAGCAGGCGCTCGAGAAAAACAGCTTCCGCCTATTGTTCCAACCGATCATCAGCCTGCGCGGCGACAGCCACGAGCATTATGAGGTTCTGCTGCGCCTGCTCGATCCGCAGGGAGTGGAAGTGCCGCCGGGAGACTTCCTGGACGCGGCAAAAGAAGCGGGGCTGGCCACAAAGATCGACCGATGGGTGCTGCTCAATTCGATCAAGCTGCTCGCTGAACATCGCAGCAAAGGGCATAGCACACGCCTATTCGTACATCTTTCAAGCGCGAGCTTGCAGGATCCATCCCTGCTTAACTGGCTTGGCGTCGCGCTCAAGGCGTCGCGACTGCCTCCCGACTCACTGGTTTTCCAGATTGATGAGCAGGACGCCGTCGCTTACCTGAAGCAAGCAAAAGCGCTAACGCAGGGGATGGGTGGGCTCGGCTGCCGTATCGCGCTCAGCCAGTTCGGTTGTGTGTTGAACCCTTTCAACACCCTCAAGCACCTCAATGCAGATTTCGTGAAAATAGACGGGTCCTATACCCAGGACCTCAGCCGTCAGGAAAACCAGGAAGCGCTCAAGCAACTACTGGCGGACCTCCATGAGCAGGCCAAGCAGACCATCGTCCCCTTCGTTGACAGCGCCACCGCGCTCGCCACGCTATGGCAAGCCGGTGTTGGCTACATCCAGGGGCAGTATCTACAGGGCCCAAGTCAGTCGATGGATTACAACTTCTCATCTGACGACGACTAA
- a CDS encoding AhpA/YtjB family protein, with translation MNRPASVKSDNFFLLIYRALRQRRIPLVLRVASHTLLLVALALIIYAWVMGMQFKHAMEQQADALGQSLITQTAASATDLLVANDILSLNVLLSNLVKNPLVAHAAVYSVDNRVLAESGSRPQRNLLGDEEGLYSTPISFQEVIAGHLRISLDMHQFQQPMTISLQSMGLLSLILLALALTLSMRLGRQLSLPLMQLRLWLRDPDDPAPGAGRQDEIGDLARQLQARLVPEVPEPEIELDDSMQDMYSAHIEVPANAPVADYERVETGFDDRLEDDDVDLNSAKTAVAAAFAPDDDDPFDTDPPFSEAKPQQPATVTLAPAPSVTAGKSGVLAIQLGAQEQLRRLPRAQLTELLQRYRDCLQQAATLYQAELHTLNDGSSLMLFHSQDDEQNYLTHAICCGELMRALGHALQIEVADSGITLQLQLGLTQGDGLYDLSQGDLLLSEQAQAALAMSQHSRNLLLVERSIGEDNLIRQRARIRPIASPEGACCVERLLEPYPSLLERQLARMHELRSRSM, from the coding sequence GTGAACCGGCCCGCATCCGTCAAGTCCGATAACTTCTTCCTGCTGATCTACCGCGCGCTGCGCCAGCGACGTATCCCGCTGGTGCTCCGGGTGGCCAGCCACACGCTGTTGCTTGTTGCCTTGGCACTCATCATTTATGCCTGGGTCATGGGCATGCAGTTCAAGCACGCCATGGAGCAGCAGGCCGATGCCTTGGGGCAGAGCCTCATCACCCAGACGGCCGCCTCGGCGACCGATCTTCTGGTGGCCAATGACATCCTCAGCCTCAACGTATTGCTGAGCAATCTGGTGAAAAACCCGCTGGTTGCTCATGCGGCAGTTTATAGCGTCGATAATCGCGTGCTGGCCGAGTCGGGCTCGCGGCCACAGCGGAACCTGCTGGGCGACGAGGAGGGTCTCTACTCCACTCCAATCAGCTTCCAGGAGGTGATTGCGGGACACTTGCGCATCAGCCTCGACATGCACCAGTTTCAGCAGCCGATGACCATCAGCCTGCAGAGCATGGGTCTGCTCAGCCTTATCCTGCTTGCGCTGGCCCTAACATTAAGCATGCGGCTCGGTCGGCAGCTCTCGCTTCCCCTTATGCAGCTGCGTCTCTGGCTTCGCGACCCTGATGACCCGGCTCCTGGTGCCGGACGACAAGATGAAATAGGTGATCTGGCGCGACAACTCCAAGCGCGTCTCGTACCTGAAGTACCCGAGCCCGAGATCGAACTGGACGACAGCATGCAGGACATGTACTCGGCGCATATCGAGGTGCCAGCCAATGCTCCGGTGGCTGACTATGAACGTGTTGAGACCGGGTTTGATGATCGTCTCGAAGACGATGATGTAGACCTGAATTCAGCCAAAACAGCCGTTGCGGCAGCGTTTGCACCTGACGATGACGACCCGTTCGACACGGACCCGCCCTTTTCAGAAGCCAAACCACAGCAGCCGGCGACAGTGACCCTCGCCCCCGCGCCTTCCGTTACTGCTGGGAAAAGCGGTGTTCTCGCGATTCAGCTCGGCGCGCAGGAGCAGCTTCGGCGCCTGCCACGCGCACAGCTTACCGAGCTGCTGCAGCGTTACCGCGACTGTCTGCAACAGGCTGCAACCCTGTATCAGGCTGAACTGCACACGCTCAATGACGGCAGCAGCCTGATGCTGTTCCACAGCCAGGACGATGAGCAGAACTACCTGACCCACGCTATCTGCTGTGGCGAGCTCATGCGGGCGCTCGGACACGCCCTGCAAATTGAGGTCGCGGATAGCGGCATTACCCTGCAGCTGCAGCTGGGCCTGACCCAAGGCGACGGGCTCTACGACCTCAGCCAAGGCGACCTTCTACTCAGTGAGCAGGCCCAGGCCGCGCTGGCGATGTCCCAGCACAGTCGCAACCTGCTGCTGGTCGAACGCAGCATTGGCGAAGACAACCTTATTCGCCAGCGCGCACGCATTCGTCCGATTGCCAGTCCGGAAGGCGCCTGTTGCGTCGAACGCTTGCTCGAACCCTATCCGTCGCTGCTCGAGCGCCAGCTGGCACGCATGCACGAGCTGCGCAGCCGCAGCATGTGA